The proteins below come from a single Halomonas binhaiensis genomic window:
- a CDS encoding LysR family transcriptional regulator, which yields MAGKRPGLLMPLLATLCGRAVAAFSRPYALVLLFLPCDQEFNMPLPPSSEILPDLPHLPSLKALQAFDAVARCDSLSRAADLLHVTHGAVSRQVRQLEEQMGVRLFERSGRGLVLTAAGRELATATRHHLEGLARVCRELSRGDAETPFVLSCPGSFLARWFIPRMARLKQALPQLELHLTASDDVSQLRPGVDAVLRFQQPPFSGDDSHTLQILGPERIGPVLRPGQWPQVDRDNASWPPAQQVLFELPLLHTRSRPDAWLDWCTQQGIDTSRLTQAQGFDHLSYLLEATLVGLGVGIAPDYLVEEDLRSGRLIAPWGFVSTEAHLVLALPGSEASPRHPLSMALAEWLTEELSSQAMEEEHGARSGGDPGQSAS from the coding sequence ATGGCTGGGAAACGACCGGGCTTGCTCATGCCTTTACTGGCAACCTTGTGTGGCCGTGCTGTTGCCGCATTTTCTCGTCCCTATGCGCTTGTCTTGCTGTTCTTGCCCTGTGATCAGGAGTTCAACATGCCGCTACCGCCTTCATCGGAGATATTGCCGGATTTGCCACACTTACCCTCGCTCAAGGCCTTGCAAGCCTTTGATGCAGTGGCGCGTTGCGACAGTCTATCCCGAGCCGCAGACTTGCTGCATGTCACCCATGGAGCTGTGAGTCGCCAGGTCCGTCAGTTGGAAGAGCAAATGGGGGTACGCTTGTTCGAACGCTCCGGCCGTGGGCTGGTGCTGACGGCTGCGGGAAGGGAATTGGCCACGGCAACGCGTCATCATCTGGAAGGTCTGGCAAGGGTCTGTCGCGAGCTTTCCCGAGGGGATGCCGAAACCCCCTTTGTGCTCAGTTGTCCTGGCTCATTCCTGGCTCGCTGGTTCATTCCTCGCATGGCGCGACTCAAGCAGGCATTGCCCCAACTGGAGCTTCATCTCACGGCAAGTGATGATGTCAGCCAACTGCGCCCTGGCGTCGATGCTGTGCTGCGTTTTCAGCAGCCCCCTTTCAGTGGTGATGATAGTCACACCCTGCAGATTCTTGGCCCGGAGCGCATCGGGCCAGTGCTGCGCCCAGGGCAATGGCCTCAGGTTGACCGGGATAACGCCAGTTGGCCTCCTGCACAGCAAGTGCTGTTCGAACTTCCCCTGCTGCATACACGGTCACGTCCTGATGCCTGGCTGGACTGGTGCACACAGCAGGGCATTGATACCTCGCGACTGACCCAGGCCCAGGGGTTCGATCATCTCAGCTATCTGCTGGAAGCTACCCTGGTTGGTCTAGGGGTGGGTATTGCACCAGACTATCTGGTCGAAGAAGACTTGCGCAGTGGCCGCCTCATTGCACCTTGGGGGTTCGTTTCCACTGAGGCACACCTGGTTCTGGCCTTGCCTGGAAGCGAGGCCTCGCCGAGACACCCGCTGTCCATGGCACTGGCTGAGTGGCTGACGGAGGAACTTTCTTCTCAGGCGATGGAAGAAGAGCATGGTGCAAGATCAGGTG
- the trpB gene encoding tryptophan synthase subunit beta encodes MSQTTVPQSLRHGPDERGFFGDFGGRFVAETLMPLILDLQQEYANASQDPAFAEELSSLSRDYVGRQSPLYHADRLSEHLGGAKIYLKREDLMHTGAHKINNALGQILLARRMGKTRIIAETGAGMHGVATATVAARFGLECIIYMGSTDIHRQQPNVQRMQLLGAKVIPVTAGDGTLKDAMNEALRDWVTNVANTFYIIGTVAGPHPYPAMVRDFQSVIGEEVREQLKEKEGRGPDSLVACIGGGSNAMGLFHPFLDDEDVALIGVEAAGEGIDTGKHAASLRGGDSGVLHGNRTFLLQDEEGQISDAHSISAGLDYPGIGPEHAWLHQIGRAEYVSATDREALDAFTLLCRLEGIIPALESSHALAEVIRRAPSLPSDHIMVVNLSGRGDKDMATVTHVLADELGLSQ; translated from the coding sequence ATGAGCCAGACTACCGTCCCCCAGTCCCTTCGCCATGGCCCCGACGAACGCGGCTTCTTTGGAGACTTTGGCGGCCGCTTCGTTGCCGAGACGCTGATGCCGTTGATCCTCGACCTGCAACAGGAATACGCGAACGCCAGCCAGGACCCCGCCTTTGCCGAGGAGTTGTCATCCTTGTCCAGGGATTATGTGGGCCGCCAGAGTCCTCTGTATCACGCTGACCGTCTCAGTGAACATCTGGGTGGTGCCAAGATCTATCTCAAGCGTGAAGACCTGATGCATACCGGCGCTCACAAGATCAACAATGCACTGGGCCAGATCCTGTTGGCCCGGCGAATGGGCAAGACCCGCATCATTGCAGAGACAGGGGCCGGCATGCATGGCGTTGCCACCGCTACCGTGGCAGCCCGCTTCGGCCTGGAATGCATCATCTACATGGGCAGCACGGACATTCATCGCCAGCAGCCCAACGTGCAGCGCATGCAGTTGCTGGGTGCCAAGGTCATTCCTGTGACTGCCGGCGACGGTACGCTCAAGGATGCCATGAATGAAGCATTGCGCGACTGGGTGACCAATGTCGCCAATACCTTCTACATTATCGGCACCGTGGCCGGCCCCCACCCATATCCCGCCATGGTCCGCGATTTCCAGTCGGTTATCGGTGAAGAAGTACGCGAACAGCTCAAGGAAAAGGAAGGTCGTGGCCCCGATTCTCTGGTTGCCTGCATTGGAGGCGGCTCCAATGCCATGGGCCTGTTCCATCCCTTCCTCGACGATGAGGACGTTGCCCTGATCGGCGTTGAAGCGGCCGGCGAAGGTATCGATACCGGCAAGCACGCGGCCAGTCTGCGTGGCGGAGACTCGGGTGTATTGCATGGCAATCGAACCTTCCTTCTCCAGGACGAGGAAGGCCAGATCAGCGATGCTCATTCCATCTCCGCAGGCCTCGACTATCCAGGCATCGGTCCTGAACACGCCTGGTTGCACCAGATTGGGCGCGCCGAATATGTTTCTGCCACCGACCGTGAGGCACTGGATGCCTTTACCTTGCTGTGCCGTCTGGAAGGCATCATTCCAGCCCTCGAATCTTCCCACGCTCTGGCCGAAGTGATTCGACGGGCCCCGAGCCTGCCCAGCGATCACATCATGGTGGTCAACCTGAGCGGCCGTGGTGACAAGGACATGGCTACCGTGACTCACGTATTGGCCGACGAACTCGGCCTCAGCCAGTAA
- the trpA gene encoding tryptophan synthase subunit alpha, whose translation MTISQDRLARRFATVQAENRAALVTYLAAGDPDYATSLAAVRGLAESGADIIELGMPFTDPMADGQAIQHATRRALEAGQTMDKTLEMVRELRRENNDIPIVLMGYYNPIYRRGVERFVGEAREAGVDGLIVVDLPPEHDDELCLPAAKAGLNFIRLATPTTDAARLPGVLANTSGFLYYVSSTGVTGGEAPSVERVQAEVDRIRQHSDIPIAVGFGIRTAEQAGAIGRFADGVVVGSALVEALANAESREAGVTAVKSLTAELAAALKTARD comes from the coding sequence ATGACCATATCCCAAGACCGCCTGGCACGCCGCTTCGCTACTGTCCAGGCTGAGAACCGAGCCGCCCTGGTAACCTACCTGGCCGCAGGGGACCCTGACTACGCCACCAGCCTGGCTGCGGTTCGCGGCCTGGCCGAGTCCGGTGCCGATATCATCGAACTGGGCATGCCCTTCACCGATCCCATGGCCGATGGCCAGGCCATCCAGCATGCCACCCGGCGTGCGCTGGAAGCGGGCCAGACCATGGACAAGACCCTGGAAATGGTGCGTGAACTTCGCCGTGAGAACAATGACATCCCGATCGTGCTGATGGGCTACTACAACCCCATCTATCGCCGGGGCGTGGAACGCTTCGTCGGCGAAGCACGAGAGGCCGGTGTCGATGGACTGATCGTGGTTGACCTGCCACCGGAGCATGATGACGAGCTGTGTCTGCCAGCGGCCAAGGCAGGACTCAATTTCATTCGTCTGGCAACGCCCACTACCGATGCAGCACGCCTACCCGGTGTATTGGCCAACACCTCAGGCTTCCTGTACTACGTCTCCAGCACCGGTGTCACGGGAGGCGAGGCTCCCAGCGTCGAGCGCGTACAGGCCGAGGTCGACCGTATCCGCCAGCACAGTGACATTCCCATTGCCGTAGGCTTTGGTATCCGTACCGCTGAACAAGCCGGTGCCATCGGTCGTTTCGCTGACGGAGTGGTGGTGGGCTCGGCTCTGGTCGAAGCACTCGCCAATGCGGAAAGTCGCGAGGCTGGCGTCACTGCGGTCAAGTCCCTGACCGCTGAATTGGCCGCTGCACTCAAGACGGCCCGCGACTGA
- the sstT gene encoding serine/threonine transporter SstT has product MFSTLAAPLRPLLRLSLVPQIAIGILCGIILVVISPKAALSVALLGDIFISALKAVAPILVFVLVMAAIANHQKGQPTHIRSVLVLYLIGTLVAALVAVIASFAFPTTLTLNVSQASGNPPGGVIEILKNLLLSVVYNPVSALMEGNFVAILAWAVGLGIMLRNANDTTRKLINDLSDAVSGIVRFVIRFAPLGIFGLVAGTLATSGMGALLEYAQLLGIIVGCMLFVALVTNPLIVFLTTRRNPYPLVFTCLRGSAITAFFTRSSAANIPINLELCKRLNLHADTYSISIPLGATINMSGAAITITVITLAAAHTLGISVDFATALLLCIVSALAACGVSGVAGGSLLLIPMAAALFGIDADVAMQVVAIGFVISVVQDSTETALNSSTDVLFTAAACQAKDASKA; this is encoded by the coding sequence ATGTTCTCTACTCTTGCTGCTCCGCTGCGGCCACTCTTGCGTCTCAGCCTGGTTCCACAAATCGCCATCGGCATTCTGTGTGGCATCATTCTGGTTGTGATCTCCCCCAAGGCAGCTCTGTCCGTCGCGCTGCTGGGCGACATCTTCATTTCTGCGCTGAAAGCCGTGGCACCAATCCTCGTGTTTGTACTGGTCATGGCGGCTATCGCCAACCACCAGAAAGGACAACCCACCCATATTCGTTCCGTGCTGGTGCTGTATCTCATCGGCACATTGGTCGCCGCCCTGGTAGCTGTCATCGCCAGCTTTGCCTTTCCCACTACCCTAACGCTGAATGTTTCCCAAGCCAGCGGCAATCCTCCCGGCGGTGTCATCGAGATTCTCAAGAACCTGCTGCTCAGCGTGGTCTACAACCCCGTATCCGCCCTGATGGAAGGCAACTTCGTTGCCATCCTCGCCTGGGCCGTGGGCCTGGGTATCATGTTGCGCAATGCCAACGATACGACCCGCAAGCTGATCAATGACTTGTCCGATGCCGTTTCCGGCATTGTCCGCTTTGTCATCCGCTTTGCCCCGCTCGGTATCTTCGGACTGGTGGCCGGCACACTGGCCACTTCCGGCATGGGAGCCCTGCTCGAGTACGCTCAGCTACTCGGAATCATCGTCGGCTGTATGCTTTTCGTGGCTCTGGTCACCAATCCATTGATCGTCTTCCTGACCACTCGCAGGAACCCGTATCCCCTGGTCTTCACCTGCCTGCGTGGCAGTGCGATCACGGCCTTCTTCACCCGCAGCAGCGCAGCCAACATTCCAATCAACCTGGAACTGTGCAAGCGCCTCAACCTGCATGCCGATACCTATTCCATTTCCATCCCGCTGGGCGCGACGATCAATATGTCTGGTGCCGCCATCACCATCACTGTGATCACTCTGGCAGCCGCCCATACCCTCGGCATCAGTGTGGACTTCGCCACAGCCCTGCTGCTGTGCATCGTCTCCGCTCTGGCTGCCTGTGGCGTATCCGGTGTTGCTGGTGGTTCACTGCTGCTGATTCCCATGGCAGCCGCCCTGTTTGGTATCGACGCAGACGTGGCCATGCAGGTCGTTGCTATCGGCTTTGTCATCAGCGTGGTACAGGATTCCACCGAAACCGCTCTGAACTCGTCCACTGATGTCCTGTTCACCGCTGCAGCCTGTCAGGCGAAAGACGCAAGCAAGGCTTAA